CAGCCCGCTCTGCCCGGACGGGCCTCAGGCGTCCTTTCCGTGCACCCCCACTTCTGAGTGGGCCTGACTGATCCCCCAGTGGGATCCCCACCAGGGTGGGCAGACCACATAGGCTGCAGTTTCCGGAGCGCACGTGAAGGTTTGCAGTGAAGCCTGGAGTTTCTCGGTGGCACTGTCCTCCGGCGTGGGCCGGTCTGGAGGAGTGAGGCGGGTGGAAAGAGCTGACCTGGGGGCAGTCGCTGGATGTCAGGCTTGGTCCTGAGACATGCCGTGGCACCTCCCCTGGTGACCCCGAGAGCCCAGACCCGCCCAAGGTCAGGCTGGGTGGCCTTGGCGAGTTGCTGACATGGCTAAGCCTTACCGCCTCGCCCAAGAAAGGGAGGTCATGGCCTGTTGTAGCGATGACCCGGAGGCCCGGGTGAGAGGCGGCCGTTATCAGGTGGGGCGATGATTCAGCAGCTCCCACGCGTGTGCCTCCGGCAGTGTCTGCCACATGGGGGATGCTGATGACCCAGCTCTGGGGGTGGAGCTGAGGTAGCAGATGGTTCCCGGTTGTCAGCAGGACGCAGACAGGGCTGTTAGAAACAGCTCCGCATTGAATGTGAGGAGTGTTGGCCAGTACCCCTAGCAGAGGTCCTGCCTGTGGGAACTGTCGCCTGCAGGGCTTTTGTGAACAAACTCGGCCTGGCACCGAAGCCTCTGGATTCAGGGTCTTCCTGTTGCCTCTCCCCACTTGAGGGATTCAGGTGTCTGTCGGTGCAGAGTTCCTTCCTCCGTCAGCCTTGCTCCTTCCAGCACCATCAGTGCTGCAGGCAGCACACGGCCCGGTTCCAGCCCCTGCCTGACTcccgccctccctgcctgctgcccgCAAACCCCTGAGACCTGAGGCAGGTCTGGCTTCACACTCGTGTGTGATCCACCCAAGGATGGCCTCCAGCCTGACCACAGGTTTAGCCATCTGGAAAATACACGTtcatttcaaaaactgaaaaatacagaaagctataaagaagaaaggaaatgctgCCTGTAATCTTAAGGGttctcctccccccacacacaaaaacactATTTAAGTTGTGGtgattttcttttagctttttatttgcCTACTTAATTGACACTGAGATCAGATTGATGTGTAGCTTTTATAATTTACCCAGCACAAAGGAAATAGATTTATTGAAATCTTCCATAAATGCTTGACTGCATTTAAATAGGGCCAAATCATGTTTGTCACTAAGTGACTTTGCAGCTTACAAACTTCTGacactcagtttcttcattaaaaaaaaaaagtagggtgGGGCAGTGGTCAGCTCCTGTCTTGTCTGCCCTTCAAGACCGCCAGGACTGTGGTAGGTGCCCTGTCCCCACACTGACCCCCCTCTAATACGTAGGTCACAGTGTTTGGTACATGagtgaaagaaaagaggaagacagtTTAGATGTTTTACCCAAATAATTCTTTCCAGAAAAGATTCTTACCaagagatcttttcttttttttctccaaatgctATAGTACCCTTCAGAGTTTCCAACATTTGGAATTTTTATAACAACCtaaacttttattcatttcagaTTGGTCACATTGATGGAGATCCTGGTCGCAAAGGAGCATTTCCCGTGTCATTTGTGCACTTTATTGCTGACTAAATTGCTACTGAACAAAAACACTTCTTTTAAAAGTCATGTCCTGTTTCGTTATTGGTACCAAAACTCTTGCCAGATAACCAGTTCCATGAATTGTACGGTAGCCCACTTTCTCTAATGCCACTGTtctgttttaaaaactcaaaggCAATTTATATATATCAatgaattgtttttataatttgtgtttttcatgaAACATTGCTATACTTTTATTAGGAAAAACGGAATTTCCTACAAGGTGAACTGAAAAGTTGTTTTAACTACATAATCAAGATCCTTGAATCTACAGAATTAGCCGAACCTAAAAATGTTTTGAGTGTTGGGAAGAAATTTGCACTCTTCCTGAAGTCAGTGACCTTTAGCACAGTTACTCTTTAGAGGAAGCCTGTCGCTTTAGAAGTCCACAGCCAGCCTGGACTTTCTAGACAAAATGCTTCGGTTCACCTTTAAAGACTTTTTCTAAAAAGATACCTTCCAAGATTTCTTTTGAAGAAATCCACCCAGTGTTTATTTAAAGCAACTTGGAAGTTTCTCCGTAAGCATTGTACTTTCCAGCCCTAATGTGCGAGGCGGCAGCTTTCATTGTGTTCTGCATGTGTGTAACCGCCGTGAACAATCCTGCTCAGCCTGACTACGGATGGTTTGTTACAGCCCATGTCATAGCAGTTAACTCAGCTCTAGATGATGGAACCAAACTTCCTGAATCTGGTGAAAAACTAAGGATGATGGATTGCAAAACAGTTCTTTAAACTAGTTGATATGCTTTAGATGTTTTGGAATTTGCCTTCTTGATCTTCCCCCGTCACACAGAGTACCGTGGCGCAGACCCCCGCCCCACCTCACCCCGTATTACCACCTACTTGCTGTTTCCTACTGAGTGTACCACTGCCTTCCCTTCTAGCTCAAGAGAATGTTTACTCAATTTAGTGTcttgtatttatataatataccAACAGGAATGGTAGTTACACTGTCTTGAAATTTAATCTGTCCATTTGTTTGTAATCAAGAGCATATCAGAAATCTGTAGGTCCCAGGTAATAAAATACTCCCAGACGTCCCAGTTTAACTATTGAAGTCCATCATACCATTCTGAACTGAAgctactgggggtggggggattagGTTGTATATGCTAAAATCAAAATTCATTAGTTTAATGAACTTGACTATCATACCTGTTTAGTAATTGTGAGCATAAGGTTCGTAGTAGGAATATCGGCAGTTTTGGCACTCTGAGAATAAGTAGGCATGTAACGCCTACTTAGgtttttaccaaaagaaaaagagtaaatttaaGAGGCTTGGAAAGCAAGGCAACGATGCTTTTATTGCATTTGTTACGATGGTACCTTTGATTGAAGCAGCCTGTCTTTATTACGCAAGACTCTTGCAAGtgtagagctttttttttttttttaattttgcattgtatttttttattattattataaaggaAGACAACAAACTGGAATGTTTTATGATGTCGTATGGCAACTGCGTTTTTTGCCTTTCAAAGTTTCGGGTAAAAATCTGTTAGATCTGTaattaaagtcttttttaaaagcactacATCTGTTTTCACTGATtgttaatttctgttttgaaCCTTTCATTTAGTTAATTCTCTCATAGATTTAAGAAAGTAAACAGATGTATTTTGCACAGTGCActtcatatgtgtattttaacacagTCCTCCACTCTGTACCTTACAATCAGCCTTTGGACTACTTGGTGCCAGCTTAAATAAGGAATTAAAGTTGATTTATATCAACATTTGAACACCAGTCCCAAATGAATCTGTCAGGTTCACTGGTACATAAATATCTAGGAAATACTTTTCCAGTCTACAGTTTGTGGTGCTATTGTgcagtaattaataaatattactcGTCAGAGGAGAGATTATATTAACTTCCCTGCTAATATCCTTTCTTAGTTATTTGCTCTGTGCAAATTCAACGAAAAGCAactgagaggaaggaaaacattGTAGAtacctatttatatttaaagttacGTTTCACGGACTTAGCTGCAGGATGCCGGCACTGTGTGTGCCATGTTCCATCAGTTCTGACTTCAAGGGATGGCGACTCAGAAATGTGTCCACAGACTTAACAGTTACTGTGTGACGCTGAGGGGTGGATAACACAACATGCAGCTTGGAGTGACGCTAGTCGAGATGTATGATATTCAGTTCATTCACCTGATCACTGGCCTAGCTGCAGCGCAACTGTATATATTGTGTAACCTGATCCATTCTTACTGTCATTGTCCTGATGCAGTGACTTATAATTCGAGCATGTTGAATACATCTACCCTTCTTGTTAACTAGTCATttgactggaaaaaataaaatacttttaaatggaTGTAGTGTGTTTGGTGTTTTTAATCTTTCGTAAAGCACTGGATATAAaaacagtcctttaaaaaaatacactggcCTTCTGTACATGAGATTCGTTAAatactgtgactttttttttaaatgggaaaaggctaaactttattcttataaacttaaaacacaaaaatagaatatactacaatagaaaagaaaaaaatctgactccatataaGATCTAAATACTGTGACTTTTAACATAAGCAGTaatcttttaaggttttcttaaCTCCTGAGAGAATTATTGTGGTTTACTAGCATGTTATCTTGATGATACactttcatattttactttttatgtcttGAGTTGGCAGTGACAGTTTCAGAACAGCATGACCCAGGTCCCCAGGCCAGACCTCTGCCGGGCAAGAGCTCCGAGCCAGTGAGACCACGTCGCCGGCCAGTGCTGCAGAACAGACTGCCCTGGTCTTCCTCAGAAAGTTCTTAATGTGCGTCACTCCCTAAGTGCACCGTTAAGcttatttgtgtttaaaagtgacaaatgacatttcttttttttcagtcccaGTAGGTAGGTAACATCGAGAGTTAACTCACTGTTAGacacattttaatagaaaaacaaatgactgaCATTTTATACAttgcattttcttcagaaaaCCTAGAGCAGAGGATCACTCATATTCCTTTAATAGTTCAACACTGCAGACTGAAAACAGGACTATTTAGAAAACAGCTGAACTTGCACATGAAGTCAGCTTCCCCTTGATCGCAGGTTTCACGGTTTCTCAGATGTCAGTACAGAGTCAAAAGCAGTGGATAAAACTTTGCAGATTGCTTGTGCTTGTTCCTACGTTAAGTGGAAAGATAAAGTAAGAGAGTTCATCAGTCTCTTCCTGAACTAAATTTGATCCTCCCAACACCTCCCCTAAACCTGCTCTTCACCGGTTTTGGAAAGTCCAGGACAAGCCTGCCCAGGCCCCGTGTTCCTTCAGAGAACTGCACATGGTAACAGGGGACCCGCAGCCTTTGGGAGGGGCCATCACGAGTCAGAACAACAAGGTACAGAAGATCAGGGCTCTGCCCGTGGAGGACACACCGCTTTCCCTCTGAACCGTGAGCTGCCCCTGGCCTAACTGCTCACAGCCCGCAGCGGGTCTGGGCAGCTGGTGGGCCCGGGGCCCGATACGCTCATTCTTTATGTCCTGTCAGGGATCAGGTGCATGGCAGAGAGCAGCTCTTCAGCCTTTCAGAAGACTAAATGGTCTCTGGTTTTGCCGATCTGTTTGATGAGTAAGACTAACCAAGGTAACTGAAAGCCTCACCAGGCTGCTGCACTGATAAACCCACAGGCTGTATTCCTCGTTGCTTGCATCTGTGGTCTTCAGAGCCAGTAAGCTTTTTCCTGCCCCGAGACCGTCGTCGTAACACACCATCCGGATGATTAAATACAGAGCGTGCCTGTGCAAGACGTCCTGCAAAAGTCAGGGCGAAGGGAGATCGCACTCCTTCCGTGTTTCTCCATCCCTCTAACTTAGCACATTTTACAGTGCAGAGTCTATCATGAGGCTTTAGACAGAGCATGTCCGTCCCTGGGTCTGGCAGAAAGTCGTTTTACAGGTTTTTTCACCCAAAGGGACATTCCGGTATGCTCAGTTAAGGGGCAATTTGCCTTTAGGATCATACCATCCTACTTAAGTTCTAGAAAGACGGAATGAGATGATCTAAGCTCAGAGTCCTGTTCTCTGTGGCAGCTTCCAAGCTGCCAACTACCCTGAATTGGCCCAGGGTCCTACTGAAATGCGTTACAGGCCAGCAATGGGGGTGTTGGCTTGGGCCCTACACACTGAAGCAAAAGCTCTTACTCATTTACCCTAGAAAACTGGTCACTTAAGACCAGCTGCCAGCAATATTTATAAACCGCTCTGCCAACAGGAGCAGACCTAACCACAGGAGGGGCCTCCCCGGCCTGACGTCCCCAATgcctaaaaacacatttttttcccctttaattaaATTACTTACATACTGATCTGATGTGGATACTTTTATACCATACTTGGAAACTCCCATAATAAATTCTTCCTCCAGAGGAACAAAAGGCAACTTTCCATCTTgcttcaaagtaaaaataaattacatgatacatgttaaaaattatattcttaattCTGACTAGTCAATTTAGTATCTGGCCATTGCAAGCCCAAACCCTTTAAAGAATGTGAGGCCTACATACAACAGCCCAGCAGGAATTTCTCTCCAAAGAGGCAGAAGaaatctcccccccccccctttttataGTCCACAGATTTGACCAAAGCTCAGGTGCAGGCAGTCCGCGTGTATTGCTCTAGGTCTTTGTCTTGGTGTTAACTCTAGTTACAAACATACTTTTCACAGATCCTAGCCAGGCTGAAATATGTACATTAGTTTATACTAATGTCAGCACATTAAAGGATCAGGAAACACGCCGCAGGAACCACTTCTCTCAGCCACTTTATATCCCACTCAGGTGTTGGCTGTCTGGTTATCCCAGTGCCCCAGGGCTTCAGGCAAGTAAACACTGACGGATGGTTACTCAGCTCTCAAAAATCAGCATTTCAAGCTATTCAGAAACAAGGCCTAACTTGTCTTCTCTAAAATAAGTAAGATATTACTGGCAATCAGTAGATGTTCCATTCGGTAAAAATTTTTGTGGAACCATTTGCCTACACCAAAGAAATTCCGGTAAATGAGCTACATGCACCTACCTTAATTCTTGGGTCCTCGTGTGCAAGAGTAGCCTCTTGCCAATCAATTCTCACAGCAGGTTAAAGCAATTCCAAGAATCAGAAGATGGGATAACAGCAATGCTACGGTCAATAATGGGGTTTTGACAAGACCCGTTTCCACAGCGACGTGAGAAACTGAGCAGTCCCTAGCAGGATGGAAATAATCCTGACGCACCTTGCGGGGGAGCATTATCAGCCGCCTTTCAGTACAATACTTAGGTTAGTTGTTGCCTGCACGTTGTGGGAATGCCTTAATACTCCGAACTGAACCCTGGGATGATAATGGCGTTAGTCCAGGCTACCAAGAGTTCTCCGTTAAATGGCAGATTAGACTGGCTGACTCCCCCTCACGTGGAGGAGACTTCCTTCACGGTCACGAGGACATGAAACAGTTTATTTAATGATCCCACAACCGTGGTTTAAGAGACCATATATTCTTAAGACTAACACTGTGTAAGGGAATCTTTCCATGGCAGTAATTTCCCTTCGTTAACGAACACAAAGACAGGCAAGTCCATTTTCTAGAAACTTGAGAAGCAATTTACTAACTGTTCATAGTGTTATATCTTCTGGCTCATCCACTTCCAACACTGGTGAGGGTACACAGCTTACCATGTTTTATGCATAAACCTTTGATTTGTCTTAATTTTCCTTCATGATGGTTTTTTATCTTCTTGACTAGGATATATTTTTGAAACCCACCTCACCTCAATTCTCATTGGAAACAGGGTGTGAATAAATAGATATGATAGGCCAACACCACTCTGAGTTAGGTTATTTATTCAAAGAGTGGAAACTAGTTCAACGGAGATACGGTAAGACTTGCCAAATTGTTTTAAAGACAGACCTAGCTGTGTACCTGGTCCCCGCCCTCAGCTTCCCATTTAAATGAAGAGGTCAGTCAGCCCTAGAAAAAGTTAGAAGTGCTGTGTGACAGAAGACCTGTGTCTCTGTTCTTCTGTGACTCTGTCTCCAAGGCACCTTGTGCCTCCTCTGACCACAGCGCTCAGTGAGATTTTACCAGCAGTAAGAGCTCGGCTTCAGAAGACAGCGAAAAGACCTGGAAGAGCAGTGTCTTTCTCCAAAGCCACAGGTGCATGccagaatcttttaaaattaaacttttttttttttttttttttacctgagcAACATCTATGTAATTTATCAGGTCTAGTGGCCCTTCGAGACTTTTTCCCTcagagagtttcagtttctcgATGGCACCAACATATTTTATTCGAAATTCTGCACAGGTGTCTGAATTACTGTTGCTTTGCCctagagggggaagaaaaacGGCAAGTAAGACTTCGAAAGAAACAGCTGCATTGTGGGG
This sequence is a window from Camelus ferus isolate YT-003-E chromosome 15, BCGSAC_Cfer_1.0, whole genome shotgun sequence. Protein-coding genes within it:
- the ITGB1BP1 gene encoding integrin beta-1-binding protein 1 isoform X2, with amino-acid sequence MFRKGKKRHSSSSSQSSEISTKSKSVDSSLGGLSRSSTVASLDTDSTKSSGQSNSNSDTCAEFRIKYVGAIEKLKLSEGKSLEGPLDLINYIDVAQQDGKLPFVPLEEEFIMGVSKYGIKVSTSDQYDVLHRHALYLIIRMVCYDDGLGAGKSLLALKTTDASNEEYSLWVYQCSSLEQAQAICKVLSTAFDSVLTSEKP
- the ITGB1BP1 gene encoding integrin beta-1-binding protein 1 isoform X1, whose amino-acid sequence is MFRKGKKRHSSSSSQSSEISTKSKSVDSSLGGLSRSSTVASLDTDSTKSSGQSNSNSDTCAEFRIKYVGAIEKLKLSEGKSLEGPLDLINYIDVAQQDGKLPFVPLEEEFIMGVSKYGIKVSTSDQYDVLHRHALYLIIRMVCYDDGLGAGKSLLALKTTDASNEEYSLWVYQCSSLVRLSVTLEQAQAICKVLSTAFDSVLTSEKP